A part of Chlorocebus sabaeus isolate Y175 chromosome 28, mChlSab1.0.hap1, whole genome shotgun sequence genomic DNA contains:
- the OR2AE1 gene encoding LOW QUALITY PROTEIN: olfactory receptor 2AE1 (The sequence of the model RefSeq protein was modified relative to this genomic sequence to represent the inferred CDS: inserted 1 base in 1 codon): MLDPSVSNHTLYLHSLLPQGLRKGTRWQRNQTSLADFILEGLFDDSLTHLLLFSLTMVVXLIAVSGNTLTILLICIDPQLHTPMYFLLSQLSLMDLIHVSTTIPKVATNYLSGKKSISFVGCATQHFLYLSLGGAECFLLVVMSYDRHVAIRHPLRYAVLMSKKVGLMMVVTSWLGASVNSLIHTAILMHFPFCGPWEVYHFYCEFPAVVKLVCGDITVYETTVYISSILLLLLPILLISTSYVFILQSVIQMRSSGSKRNAFATCSSHLMVVSLWFGACIFSYMRPRSQRTPLQDTVGSVFYSIVTPTLNPLIYTLRNKDVAKALRRVLRRDVITQCIQRLQLWLPRV; this comes from the exons ATGCTGGACCCCAGTGTTTCTAATCACACCCTTTATCTCCACTCTCTGTTACCCCAGGGACTGAGAAAGGGAACAAGGTGGCAGAGGAATCAGACCTCTCTGGCAGACTTCATCCTTGAGGGGCTCTTTGATGACTCCCTTACCCACCTTTTGCTTTTCTCCTTGACCATGGTGG TCCTTATTGCCGTGAGTGGCAACACCCTCACCATTCTCCTCATCTGCATTGATCCCCAGCTTCACACACCAATGTATTTCCTGCTCAGCCAGCTCTCCCTCATGGATCTGATTCATGTCTCCACAACCATCCCTAAGGTGGCTACCAACTACCTATCTGGCAAGAAGTCTATCTCCTTCGTGGGCTGTGCAACCCAGCACTTCCTCTATTTGTCTCTGGGTGGTGCTGAGTGTTTTCTCTTAGTTGTCATGTCCTATGACCGCCATGTTGCCATCCGTCATCCACTGCGCTATGCTGTGCTCATGAGCAAGAAGGTGGGACTGATGATGGTTGTCACGTCATGGTTGGGGGCATCCGTGAACTCCCTAATTCACACAGCAATCTTGATGCACTTCCCTTTCTGTGGGCCTTGGGAAGTCTACCACTTCTACTGTGAGTTCCCAGCTGTTGTGAAGCTGGTGTGTGGCGACATCACTGTGTATGAGACCACAGTGTACATCAGCAGcatcctccttcttctcctccccatCTTGCTGATTTCTACATCCTATGTCTTCATCCTTCAAAGTGTCATTCAGATGCGTTCATCTGGGAGCAAGAGAAATGCCTTTGCCACTTGTAGCTCCCACCTCATGGTGGTTTCTCTTTGGTTTGGTGCCTGCATCTTCTCCTACATGAGACCCAGGTCCCAGCGCACTCCATTGCAGGACACAGTTGGTTCTGTGTTCTACAGCATCGTTACCCCCACATTGAATCCTCTGATTTATACTCTCCGGAATAAAGATGTAGCTAAGGCTCTGAGAAGAGTGCTGAGGAGAGACGTTATCACCCAATGCATTCAACGACTGCAATTATGGTTGCCCCGAGTGTAG